In Saccharothrix violaceirubra, the following are encoded in one genomic region:
- a CDS encoding NACHT domain-containing protein — protein MESAAARLTEELRDLHLRAGAPSMRTLASSADMSHTSAHDALNGKRLPSWSVVANLVRALDGDVDYFRDLWNRANAPSDDLVPLYLRQEANRLRRLLGVDLMPLRVDGPYGPEVLDDFDEQLRRALFIGEPGSGNFTLLLVFARGLMKRTVDHVPFVVSLARFGDEYPPHRSIAGFVEHHVRTVNQLDVPDGWVSGLFASGRALVLFDGLSKVPDERRARIAEVVENFVLRYPDLRVALTLRPRDVGLIDEKMFAHYRMLPPETRDVDRYCDRERVPVPAPDELLITPGLVVEAVRDARRGQPWGHCATVEAYLRTVLADMITDDTVLALAALASARTEFRRAPAVAMLREVLGDYAVAQDLFDACVQYLLLGDGEGTYWFTTPAVHSYLVAVRLVAHAADVEDLVVSGPQVRRFVFELADRRWPDGAELLREALTRTDASQGKRPG, from the coding sequence GTGGAGTCAGCAGCCGCTCGACTGACCGAAGAGCTGCGTGACCTCCACCTGCGCGCGGGTGCGCCGAGCATGCGGACCCTGGCGTCGTCGGCGGATATGAGCCATACCAGCGCGCACGACGCGCTCAACGGCAAGCGGCTCCCGTCGTGGTCCGTCGTGGCGAACCTGGTCCGCGCCCTCGACGGCGACGTCGACTACTTCCGCGACCTCTGGAACCGGGCCAACGCCCCCTCGGACGATCTGGTGCCGCTGTACTTGCGACAGGAGGCGAACCGGCTCAGGCGGCTGCTCGGTGTGGACCTCATGCCATTGCGGGTCGATGGTCCGTACGGGCCGGAGGTGCTCGACGACTTCGACGAGCAGTTGCGCCGGGCCCTGTTCATCGGCGAGCCCGGTTCGGGCAACTTCACGCTGCTCCTGGTGTTCGCCCGGGGACTGATGAAGCGGACCGTCGACCACGTGCCATTCGTGGTGTCGTTGGCCCGGTTCGGCGACGAGTACCCCCCACACCGGTCGATCGCCGGATTCGTCGAGCACCATGTGCGCACGGTCAACCAGCTCGACGTGCCCGACGGGTGGGTGTCGGGGCTCTTCGCGTCCGGTAGGGCACTGGTGTTGTTCGACGGGCTCAGCAAGGTGCCGGACGAGCGACGGGCCAGGATCGCCGAGGTCGTCGAGAACTTCGTCCTCCGGTACCCGGACCTCAGGGTGGCGCTGACCCTGCGACCGCGCGACGTCGGCCTGATCGACGAGAAGATGTTCGCGCACTACCGGATGCTGCCGCCCGAAACCCGCGACGTCGACCGGTACTGCGACCGGGAGCGGGTTCCGGTACCGGCGCCGGACGAGCTGTTGATCACTCCCGGGTTGGTCGTCGAAGCCGTGCGCGACGCGCGACGTGGGCAACCGTGGGGCCACTGCGCGACAGTCGAGGCGTACCTGCGCACGGTGTTGGCCGACATGATCACCGACGACACGGTCCTGGCGTTGGCCGCCCTCGCGTCGGCCAGGACCGAGTTCCGACGGGCGCCCGCCGTCGCCATGCTCCGGGAAGTGCTCGGCGACTACGCGGTCGCGCAGGATTTGTTCGATGCCTGTGTGCAGTACCTGCTGCTGGGGGACGGCGAGGGGACCTACTGGTTCACGACGCCGGCGGTTCACAGTTACCTCGTGGCGGTCCGTCTGGTGGCGCACGCGGCCGACGTCGAAGACCTGGTGGTGAGCGGGCCTCAGGTGCGGAGGTTCGTGTTCGAACTCGCCGATCGGCGGTGGCCGGACGGCGCCGAACTGCTCCGTGAAGCGCTGACCCGAACGGATGCGTCCCAGGGGAAACGGCCGGGTTAG